One stretch of Pedobacter riviphilus DNA includes these proteins:
- a CDS encoding MBL fold metallo-hydrolase, whose translation MKLHTINTGFFKLDGGAMFGVVPKVIWQKTNPADANNLCTWAMRCLLIEEGNQLILVDTGIGNKQDEKFFSHYYLHGDDSMEKSLVQLGFSTADITDVFLTHLHFDHVGGAIVRENEKLIPAFKNATYWSNEKHWQWAVEPNAREKASFLKENILPIQESGQLKFVAEKENIEWQKDINISFAYGHTDAMMLPKISYKGRTIVYMADLLPSVGHLPLPYVMAYDMFPLKTLTEKQAFLEEAVNNNYILFLEHDPINECCTLQRTEKGIRVAETFNLSNI comes from the coding sequence ATGAAACTCCATACCATAAACACAGGCTTTTTTAAACTCGATGGCGGTGCCATGTTTGGCGTAGTGCCCAAAGTAATCTGGCAAAAAACCAATCCGGCCGATGCCAATAACCTCTGTACCTGGGCCATGCGTTGTTTATTGATCGAAGAAGGCAATCAATTAATTTTAGTGGATACCGGGATAGGAAACAAACAGGACGAAAAGTTTTTCAGTCATTACTACCTGCATGGGGACGACTCGATGGAAAAATCGCTGGTACAATTAGGCTTCAGTACAGCCGATATTACTGATGTATTCCTCACACACCTCCATTTCGATCATGTGGGTGGGGCCATTGTAAGAGAAAACGAGAAACTGATACCAGCCTTTAAAAACGCCACATATTGGAGCAACGAAAAACATTGGCAATGGGCTGTAGAGCCGAATGCAAGGGAAAAAGCTTCTTTTTTAAAGGAGAACATCCTTCCAATCCAGGAAAGCGGACAGCTTAAATTTGTAGCCGAAAAAGAAAATATCGAATGGCAAAAAGACATCAATATCAGTTTTGCATACGGCCATACCGATGCTATGATGTTACCCAAAATCAGCTACAAAGGCAGAACCATCGTATATATGGCCGATCTTTTACCTTCTGTTGGCCACCTGCCCCTGCCCTATGTAATGGCTTATGATATGTTTCCTTTAAAAACCTTAACCGAAAAGCAGGCCTTTTTAGAAGAAGCTGTTAACAACAATTATATATTATTCTTAGAACACGATCCCATTAACGAATGCTGCACCCTACAGCGCACAGAAAAAGGCATACGCGTGGCAGAAACCTTTAACCTAAGTAATATTTAG
- the asnS gene encoding asparagine--tRNA ligase, with amino-acid sequence MIKRQQIKDLLKSTAFDTEVTVMGWVRTFRNNQFIALNDGSCMSNIQVVIDFNNLPDELLKRITTGAAISATGKLVESLGKGQTVEIKATSVEILGDSDPEKFPLQPKKHSLEFLREIAHLRFRTNTFNAVFKVRHALAFAIHQFYNERGFVYMHTPVITASDAEGAGEMFKVTTLDFDNTPRTEDGKVDFSQDFFARATNLTVSGQLEGELAAMAFGKIYTFGPTFRAENSNTTRHLAEFWMIEPEVAFADLEDNMQLAEDMMKYVIKYALDNCKDELEFLNTRLAEEDKQKPQNERSEFSLLEKLDFCLANEFERLTYTEAIRILKSSKPNQKKQFKYLIDEWGADLQSEHERYLVEKHFKKPVILTDYPADIKSFYMRQNEPDAEGRQTVAAMDILFPGIGEMIGGSQREERLDRLTQRMEALNIPQEELWWYLDTRRFGSAPHSGFGLGFERLVLFVTGMTNIRDVIAFPRFPKNAEF; translated from the coding sequence ATGATTAAGAGACAGCAAATTAAAGATTTATTAAAGTCGACAGCATTTGACACAGAAGTAACGGTTATGGGATGGGTTAGAACTTTCCGTAATAATCAGTTTATTGCATTAAATGACGGGTCTTGCATGAGCAATATCCAGGTTGTAATCGATTTTAATAATTTGCCTGATGAGCTGTTGAAAAGAATAACAACCGGCGCGGCCATTTCTGCCACAGGTAAATTAGTCGAATCGCTTGGTAAAGGTCAAACCGTAGAGATTAAGGCTACCAGTGTAGAAATTTTGGGTGATAGTGATCCTGAAAAATTCCCATTACAGCCCAAAAAACACAGTTTAGAGTTTTTACGCGAAATTGCACACCTGCGTTTCCGTACCAATACTTTTAATGCCGTTTTTAAGGTACGCCACGCTTTGGCTTTCGCTATCCATCAATTCTACAACGAACGCGGTTTTGTGTATATGCACACGCCTGTAATTACCGCTAGTGATGCAGAAGGTGCCGGTGAGATGTTTAAAGTAACCACTTTAGATTTCGACAATACACCACGCACCGAAGATGGTAAAGTAGATTTCTCACAGGATTTCTTCGCCCGGGCAACCAACTTAACCGTATCCGGTCAGTTGGAAGGTGAATTGGCAGCAATGGCTTTCGGAAAGATTTATACTTTCGGCCCAACGTTTAGGGCAGAAAACTCGAATACAACGCGTCACCTGGCCGAATTCTGGATGATTGAGCCTGAAGTTGCCTTTGCTGATTTAGAAGACAACATGCAACTTGCTGAAGATATGATGAAGTATGTGATTAAATATGCTTTAGACAACTGCAAAGATGAATTAGAATTCTTAAATACCCGTTTAGCTGAAGAGGATAAACAAAAACCGCAGAACGAGCGCAGCGAATTTAGCTTGTTGGAGAAATTGGATTTCTGTTTGGCCAATGAATTTGAACGTTTAACCTATACGGAGGCGATCAGGATCTTAAAATCTTCTAAACCAAACCAGAAGAAACAATTTAAATACCTGATTGATGAATGGGGTGCCGATTTACAAAGTGAGCACGAACGTTACCTGGTAGAAAAACACTTTAAAAAACCGGTAATCTTAACAGATTATCCTGCTGATATTAAATCGTTCTATATGCGCCAGAATGAACCAGATGCTGAAGGCAGACAGACGGTGGCGGCAATGGATATCTTATTCCCGGGTATTGGCGAAATGATTGGCGGATCGCAACGTGAGGAACGTTTAGACCGTTTAACACAACGCATGGAAGCTTTAAACATTCCGCAAGAGGAACTGTGGTGGTATTTAGATACCCGCCGCTTTGGATCAGCTCCGCACTCGGGTTTTGGTTTAGGTTTCGAGCGTTTGGTATTGTTCGTAACCGGAATGACGAACATCCGTGATGTAATTGCGTTCCCTAGATTCCCGAAAAACGCAGAGTTTTAG
- a CDS encoding alpha-E domain-containing protein, which produces MLSRVASSLYWLSRYVERSDGMLRMLKINYASSQDTIQEFTWKPVIRIFSSDDENELLNIQHDSRAVIEYLLLNRENPNSILNIVTLARENARSVQEHIPKDLWQCLNEYYHTVKDEKLLWYVQKDDPVTALDILIKQVMLYNGTADSAMERGESRSFMNIGKHLERSIQSIDILDIKFSSISSNPDLLTDISYWKHLLLSLGGYELYLKTYRQGFDAKNIIELAMLNNDFPRSALYAMNNIERYFNRLKSESNIEHYNNLSFKIGRLKSMITYSSVNTMNEEQLHHYLTEIRAELFGIGNLLNEYYFANS; this is translated from the coding sequence ATGTTAAGTAGAGTTGCATCAAGCTTATATTGGTTAAGCAGATATGTTGAGCGAAGCGACGGTATGCTGCGCATGTTAAAAATAAATTACGCTTCCTCACAAGACACGATACAGGAATTTACCTGGAAGCCCGTAATCAGGATTTTTTCGTCAGATGATGAAAATGAACTATTGAATATACAGCACGATAGCCGGGCGGTGATAGAATACCTCCTGCTAAACCGCGAAAACCCAAATTCGATTTTAAACATCGTTACCCTGGCACGGGAAAATGCACGGAGCGTTCAGGAACATATCCCAAAAGATTTATGGCAATGCCTGAACGAATACTACCACACTGTTAAAGATGAAAAGCTATTGTGGTATGTACAAAAAGACGATCCTGTTACCGCATTAGATATCTTGATTAAACAGGTAATGCTGTATAACGGAACGGCCGATAGCGCAATGGAGCGCGGAGAAAGCAGAAGTTTTATGAATATTGGCAAACACCTGGAAAGAAGCATCCAATCGATTGATATTCTGGACATTAAATTCAGCTCGATAAGCAGTAACCCTGATCTATTGACCGATATATCCTACTGGAAACATTTACTACTTTCGTTGGGCGGTTATGAACTTTATCTTAAAACCTACAGGCAGGGTTTCGATGCAAAAAACATCATTGAGCTGGCTATGCTCAACAATGATTTTCCACGGTCGGCATTATACGCCATGAATAATATTGAAAGATATTTTAACCGGTTAAAGAGCGAAAGTAATATCGAACATTACAACAACCTGTCTTTTAAAATAGGGCGTTTAAAAAGTATGATTACCTATAGCTCGGTAAATACCATGAACGAAGAGCAATTGCATCATTACCTTACCGAGATCAGGGCCGAGCTTTTCGGTATCGGAAACCTGTTAAATGAATATTATTTCGCAAATTCATAA
- a CDS encoding BtrH N-terminal domain-containing protein, with translation MKIEHLKPFDGQHCETTATGTLLLQLGIELSEPMLFGLGEGLGFIYWNMKTMDFPFIGGRIKTDLLTQNIAKNLNLELTVKETSSKQKAWDNVKQLLDKGQVVGLKLDCYHLEYFSNPFHFAGHYAAIYGYDDENAFLVDTRQQGGEVKTSLESLTLARAEKGPMASKNLYYTLKQTKKRNNPDLKEIIPIAIKNNAIEYLNPPITNIAYKGILKTSTEIVKWFNASKNIVHEFKLSAMIMEKAGTGGALFRNLYRDFLKESYELLKLDKLKTGWEAFAEIAALWTTVSQLFEKVSETKDFKYIEQASNILKIISEKEKKTMEMLATI, from the coding sequence ATGAAAATTGAGCATTTAAAGCCTTTTGACGGACAACACTGCGAAACCACTGCAACGGGAACCTTATTGCTGCAACTGGGGATTGAACTCTCTGAACCCATGCTTTTTGGACTTGGTGAAGGGCTTGGGTTTATCTATTGGAATATGAAAACAATGGATTTTCCATTTATAGGAGGAAGAATAAAAACCGATCTGCTTACACAAAACATCGCTAAAAATTTAAATCTCGAATTAACTGTTAAGGAAACTTCTTCAAAACAAAAAGCCTGGGATAATGTAAAGCAGCTTCTTGATAAAGGGCAGGTTGTAGGACTGAAATTAGATTGCTACCATTTGGAATATTTTTCGAACCCTTTTCATTTTGCAGGACACTACGCTGCAATTTATGGCTATGACGATGAAAATGCTTTTTTAGTGGATACAAGACAGCAAGGTGGGGAGGTAAAAACTTCTTTAGAAAGTTTAACATTGGCGAGGGCTGAAAAAGGACCTATGGCTTCGAAAAATCTGTATTATACACTCAAACAGACTAAGAAAAGGAATAATCCAGATCTGAAAGAGATCATACCAATAGCGATTAAAAATAACGCCATCGAATACCTGAACCCACCCATTACGAATATTGCCTATAAAGGGATTTTGAAAACAAGTACTGAAATTGTGAAATGGTTTAATGCGAGTAAAAACATTGTGCATGAATTTAAACTATCTGCCATGATTATGGAAAAAGCAGGAACAGGTGGCGCATTGTTCAGGAATTTGTATCGTGATTTTTTAAAAGAAAGTTACGAATTGCTGAAGCTTGATAAGCTAAAAACAGGATGGGAGGCATTTGCAGAAATTGCAGCACTCTGGACAACTGTATCACAGCTATTCGAAAAAGTAAGTGAAACAAAAGATTTTAAATACATTGAACAAGCATCCAATATCTTAAAGATTATTTCGGAAAAAGAGAAAAAGACAATGGAGATGTTGGCCACCATATAG
- a CDS encoding GNAT family N-acetyltransferase, whose protein sequence is MIRPAKPADTEEVVPLIIQAMGKLAKKLTNVEDDEIINRIFKHFFQQKNNQYSYENTLVFENEGKILGSLNAYDGEKLLMLRQPFLAYLAEHYQTNNNNPSTETQSGEFYLDTISVNPLAQGKGIGKQLIKAGIDWAKQLDHHAIGLLVEQNNENALKLYEKMGFSVQNEKEFMGGLYHHMVFKLK, encoded by the coding sequence ATGATCAGACCAGCCAAGCCCGCAGATACAGAAGAAGTTGTACCGCTGATTATCCAGGCGATGGGCAAGCTGGCGAAGAAATTAACCAATGTAGAAGATGATGAAATAATTAATCGGATCTTTAAACATTTTTTCCAACAAAAGAACAACCAATACAGTTACGAGAATACCCTGGTTTTTGAAAATGAAGGCAAAATTCTAGGCTCTTTAAATGCCTATGATGGCGAAAAACTCCTAATGCTTCGCCAGCCCTTTTTAGCCTACCTGGCTGAACATTACCAGACAAATAACAACAACCCAAGTACCGAGACACAAAGCGGGGAATTTTACCTCGATACCATCAGTGTTAATCCACTGGCCCAGGGAAAGGGAATAGGGAAACAGCTCATTAAAGCAGGAATTGATTGGGCTAAACAACTTGACCACCACGCCATTGGTTTATTGGTAGAACAGAATAACGAAAACGCATTAAAGCTTTACGAAAAAATGGGCTTTTCGGTGCAGAATGAAAAAGAATTTATGGGTGGACTATACCATCACATGGTCTTTAAGCTCAAATAA
- a CDS encoding circularly permuted type 2 ATP-grasp protein, translated as MIEDFIKNYFNHPKTYDEMFLNGDNYRNHYANFISNFSKESLENLNKKEELAKKLFMSQGITFTVYDSGEGIEKIFPFDIIPRIITSTEWSFIEKGIKQRLKALNLFLKDIYSNQFILKDQIVPINVIYSCPHFLREMHNVNVLHDIYIHIAGIDLIRDHDGTFYVLEDNLRTPSGVSYMLENREITKRLFPDLIPQCGVRSVTEYPAILYKNLMSLSPRAVSNPTIVLLSPGMYNSAYYEHTTLARLMGVELVEGRDLVVKNQKVFMKTTTGLQQVDVIYRRVDDDYLDPLVFNPNSVLGVAGLMGAYRKGNVAIINAVGNGVADDKAVYTYVPDMIRYYLNEEPILKNVPTYQLSNKDELDYVFANINTMVIKKTNGSGGYGMLMGHAASEQETEEYKIEILKDPRNFIAQPTISLSSAPCFINGKLAPRRIDLRPFALNGPDGISIVPGGLTRVALKEGSLVVNSSQGGGSKDTWVLTS; from the coding sequence ATGATAGAAGATTTTATAAAAAATTACTTTAATCATCCCAAAACTTACGATGAAATGTTTCTAAATGGTGATAATTACAGAAATCACTATGCAAATTTTATCAGCAATTTCTCTAAAGAGTCGCTCGAGAACCTGAACAAAAAGGAAGAACTCGCTAAAAAGCTATTTATGAGCCAGGGTATTACCTTTACCGTTTATGATAGTGGCGAAGGCATCGAAAAAATCTTTCCTTTTGATATTATCCCGAGAATTATCACTTCAACAGAGTGGTCTTTCATAGAAAAAGGAATAAAACAAAGGTTAAAGGCGCTAAATCTTTTCTTAAAAGACATTTATAGCAATCAATTTATCTTAAAAGACCAGATTGTACCTATAAATGTAATTTATTCTTGCCCGCATTTTTTAAGAGAGATGCACAATGTAAATGTATTACACGATATCTATATCCATATTGCCGGAATAGACCTGATCAGAGATCACGACGGAACATTTTATGTACTCGAAGATAATCTTCGGACACCATCAGGCGTAAGTTATATGCTCGAAAACAGGGAAATTACCAAAAGGCTATTCCCCGATCTTATTCCGCAATGTGGCGTTAGGAGCGTAACCGAATATCCTGCTATATTATATAAAAATTTAATGAGCCTCTCTCCCAGGGCGGTTTCAAACCCAACAATTGTGCTGCTAAGTCCGGGCATGTATAATTCTGCGTATTACGAACATACTACCCTGGCCCGTTTAATGGGGGTAGAATTGGTAGAAGGGCGCGATTTGGTGGTTAAAAACCAAAAGGTATTTATGAAAACCACTACTGGCCTGCAGCAGGTGGATGTAATTTATCGTCGTGTAGATGATGACTATCTCGATCCACTGGTTTTTAATCCGAATAGCGTGCTGGGCGTGGCAGGCCTGATGGGCGCTTATCGCAAAGGTAATGTAGCCATTATTAATGCAGTAGGCAATGGCGTAGCCGACGACAAAGCTGTTTACACCTATGTGCCAGATATGATCAGGTATTACCTGAACGAAGAGCCCATATTAAAGAATGTGCCCACCTACCAGCTCAGCAATAAAGATGAGCTTGATTATGTTTTCGCAAACATCAATACAATGGTCATTAAAAAAACCAATGGAAGCGGTGGATATGGCATGTTAATGGGGCATGCCGCCAGTGAGCAGGAAACTGAAGAATACAAAATTGAAATACTGAAAGACCCACGCAACTTTATAGCCCAACCTACCATCAGCCTATCTTCTGCGCCGTGTTTTATTAACGGAAAACTGGCTCCGCGCAGAATAGATCTCCGCCCGTTTGCTTTAAACGGACCAGATGGCATTTCAATTGTTCCCGGCGGACTAACCAGGGTAGCCTTAAAAGAAGGTTCACTGGTGGTAAACAGCTCGCAGGGCGGTGGCAGTAAAGATACATGGGTTTTAACTTCTTAG
- a CDS encoding transglutaminase family protein, which translates to MPIFKIKHITNYKYESPVRDSANQIILFPIKDDFQKVVKHDLNISGGPEIEIFIDYYGNEVGTFTQNEPHTQLKIFSKVTVETFPKPLPQDDMFSSEQWNSLSALKFEVPYIDYLRQESFDGITQLRETALEIKGTEDTPYQTAIRYCAHVFNNFEYIKGVTAVDTTIDEILNLKAGVCQDFAHVLTAMLRLTGIPARYVSGYICPNRDGMRGEGATHAWAEAYLPEYGWLGLDPTNNCIANENHVRLAVGRNFADCSPVKGVYKGGFEHIMEVNVSVGYNDEDFNDNETYFQPKEVNYTKASETISTARTKNSYQQYMEAIQQQQQQQQQ; encoded by the coding sequence ATGCCAATTTTCAAAATCAAACATATCACCAATTACAAATACGAATCGCCGGTGCGCGATAGCGCTAACCAGATTATCCTTTTTCCGATTAAAGATGATTTTCAAAAAGTGGTTAAACACGACCTGAATATATCCGGAGGCCCTGAAATTGAAATTTTTATCGATTATTACGGCAACGAAGTAGGCACTTTTACCCAAAACGAACCCCATACCCAACTTAAAATCTTTTCGAAGGTAACTGTAGAAACCTTTCCGAAGCCATTACCGCAAGATGATATGTTTAGTAGCGAGCAATGGAACAGTTTAAGCGCCTTAAAATTTGAAGTACCCTATATTGATTATTTACGGCAGGAAAGTTTTGATGGTATCACCCAGTTAAGGGAAACAGCCTTAGAAATTAAAGGCACCGAAGATACCCCCTACCAAACCGCTATCAGGTACTGTGCGCACGTTTTCAACAACTTCGAATACATTAAAGGTGTAACAGCGGTTGATACCACCATTGATGAAATTTTAAATCTTAAAGCAGGAGTTTGCCAGGATTTTGCCCATGTATTAACAGCTATGCTGCGTTTAACCGGAATCCCTGCACGGTATGTGAGCGGTTATATCTGCCCCAACAGGGATGGTATGCGTGGCGAAGGTGCTACCCATGCCTGGGCCGAGGCCTATTTACCAGAATATGGCTGGCTGGGCCTAGATCCTACCAATAATTGTATTGCTAACGAAAACCATGTCCGCCTGGCAGTAGGCCGGAATTTCGCCGATTGCTCACCCGTAAAAGGCGTTTACAAAGGTGGTTTCGAACATATTATGGAAGTGAATGTATCAGTAGGTTATAACGATGAAGATTTCAATGATAATGAAACTTACTTCCAGCCAAAAGAGGTAAACTATACCAAAGCTTCGGAAACTATAAGCACAGCCAGAACGAAAAATAGCTATCAGCAATATATGGAAGCGATACAGCAACAACAGCAGCAGCAACAACAGTAG
- a CDS encoding ferritin: MKDLMRIKCLISQDIETLLNQQIKKEAHSSSLYLAMSSWCDQNGFDFSADYFLKQSEEERVHQLKLFKYVLDMGGNAISPEVSGIKTDFAGFREVFEDALEAEIAITQSFKNLAAKCHKEQDFVTMEFLNWFLKEQREEEYKARRALELFEVIGEEGTGRWEIDKHVNKITYSEE, from the coding sequence ATGAAAGACTTAATGCGCATTAAATGTTTAATATCACAGGATATAGAAACATTATTAAATCAGCAGATCAAAAAAGAAGCTCACTCTTCATCACTATATTTAGCAATGTCATCTTGGTGCGACCAAAATGGGTTCGATTTTTCAGCAGATTATTTCTTAAAGCAATCTGAAGAAGAAAGAGTACACCAATTAAAATTGTTCAAATATGTTTTGGATATGGGTGGAAATGCAATATCTCCAGAAGTTTCAGGCATTAAAACTGATTTTGCCGGATTTAGAGAAGTTTTCGAGGATGCTTTAGAAGCAGAAATCGCCATTACCCAAAGTTTTAAAAACCTGGCTGCTAAATGCCATAAAGAACAGGATTTTGTAACCATGGAATTCTTAAACTGGTTCTTGAAAGAGCAACGCGAAGAAGAATACAAAGCGCGTAGGGCATTAGAATTATTCGAAGTGATTGGTGAAGAAGGCACAGGAAGATGGGAAATTGATAAACACGTAAATAAAATTACCTACTCAGAAGAATAA